From the genome of Bosea sp. Tri-49, one region includes:
- the secA gene encoding preprotein translocase subunit SecA, with protein sequence MLGALAKKLFGSSNDRRVKGYQPRVAAINALEAEVAQLSDEALRARTETFKQQLADGAKLDDLLVPAFATVREAAKRTLGQRHFDVQLVGGMVLHEGAIAEMKTGEGKTLVATLPVYLNALAGKGVHVVTVNDYLARRDAEWMNRIYSFLGLSVGIIVHGLDDEERQRAYASDITYGTNNEFGFDYLRDNMKYEVAQMSQRGHHYAIVDEVDSILIDEARTPLIISGPLDDKSDLYVAIDKVLPGLIKTDYEVDEKQRTVALTEAGNEHIEELLRAAGLLKEGDLYDSANVTLVHHVNQALRAHALFSRDKDYIVRNDEVVIIDEFSGRMMPGRRYSEGLHQALEAKENVTVQPENATLASITFQNYFRLYKKLAGMTGTAATEADEFEQIYKLEVVEIPTNVPVARIDDDDEVYRSFPEKVKSIIKELDRASERLQPVLVGTASIEKSELVAEMLVEAGFKQIDFAQPDALDKLYAAARSGKSAKQFAVLNARFHEQEAFIVAEAGVPGAITIATNMAGRGTDIKLGGNVEMRVAHETAGMEDGPEKQAKIKAIEEEVARFREIVLNASETIELEPAKGSRPAKTMTRPGGLYIIGTERHESRRIDNQLRGRGGRQGDPGRSKFFLSLQDDLMRIFGSDRMDGMLQKLGLQEDEAIVHPWINKAVEKAQGKVEARNFDIRKNILKYDDVMNDQRKVVFEQRREFMRAETVRETIDDMRHGVVEDTVSRRIPEDAYPEQWDAAGLREDVTTYLNLELPIEDWAKEEGIADAELRERIRKTADDDYTARIERNTEEVMTYIEKQVLLQTLDHLWREHLVTLDHLRQVIGWRGYAQRDPLNEYKQEAFELFDGLIGRLREQVTGNLMRVEVRFEAPPEEGLDLAQGSGGALPPPPAGFLGGQPQFAATDGDLAVAERNPTDPESWGKVGRNELCPCGSGKKYKHCHGQFV encoded by the coding sequence ATGCTTGGCGCGCTTGCAAAGAAACTCTTCGGCTCGTCGAACGATCGGCGGGTGAAGGGCTACCAACCCCGCGTCGCCGCGATCAACGCGCTCGAAGCCGAGGTGGCGCAGCTCTCCGACGAGGCCCTTCGCGCCCGCACCGAAACCTTCAAGCAGCAGCTCGCCGACGGCGCCAAGCTCGACGACCTGCTCGTTCCCGCCTTTGCGACAGTGCGCGAGGCGGCCAAGCGCACGCTCGGCCAGCGCCATTTCGACGTCCAGCTGGTCGGCGGCATGGTGCTCCACGAGGGCGCCATCGCCGAGATGAAGACCGGCGAAGGCAAGACGCTGGTCGCGACGCTGCCGGTCTATCTCAACGCGCTCGCCGGCAAAGGCGTCCATGTCGTCACCGTCAACGACTACCTCGCCCGCCGGGACGCCGAGTGGATGAACCGGATCTATAGTTTCCTTGGCCTCTCCGTCGGCATCATCGTGCACGGCCTCGACGACGAGGAACGCCAGCGCGCCTATGCCAGCGACATCACCTACGGCACCAACAACGAGTTCGGCTTCGACTATCTGCGCGACAACATGAAGTACGAGGTCGCGCAGATGAGCCAGCGCGGCCACCATTATGCGATCGTCGACGAGGTCGATTCGATCCTGATCGACGAGGCGCGTACGCCGCTGATCATCTCCGGCCCGCTCGACGACAAGTCGGACCTCTATGTCGCGATCGACAAGGTCCTGCCTGGGCTGATCAAGACCGACTACGAGGTCGACGAGAAGCAGCGCACCGTGGCGCTGACCGAGGCCGGCAACGAGCATATCGAGGAATTGCTGAGGGCAGCCGGGCTGCTCAAGGAGGGCGATCTTTACGATTCCGCCAACGTCACCCTGGTGCACCATGTCAACCAGGCGCTGCGGGCGCACGCCCTCTTCAGCCGCGACAAGGACTACATCGTCCGCAACGACGAGGTCGTCATCATCGACGAGTTCAGCGGCCGCATGATGCCCGGGCGCCGCTATTCCGAAGGCCTGCACCAGGCGCTCGAAGCCAAGGAAAACGTCACCGTCCAGCCCGAGAACGCGACGCTGGCCTCGATCACCTTCCAGAACTATTTCCGCCTCTACAAGAAGCTCGCCGGCATGACCGGCACGGCCGCCACCGAGGCCGACGAATTCGAGCAGATCTACAAGCTCGAAGTGGTCGAAATCCCGACCAATGTCCCGGTCGCCCGCATCGACGATGACGACGAGGTCTATCGCAGCTTCCCGGAAAAGGTGAAGTCGATCATCAAGGAGCTCGACCGCGCCAGCGAGCGCCTGCAGCCGGTGCTGGTCGGCACCGCCTCGATCGAGAAGTCCGAGCTCGTTGCCGAAATGCTGGTAGAGGCCGGTTTCAAGCAGATCGACTTCGCTCAGCCCGACGCACTGGACAAGCTCTACGCCGCCGCCCGCTCGGGCAAGAGCGCCAAGCAGTTCGCCGTTCTGAACGCCCGCTTCCACGAGCAGGAGGCCTTCATCGTCGCCGAGGCCGGCGTACCCGGTGCGATCACCATCGCGACCAACATGGCCGGCCGCGGCACCGACATCAAACTCGGTGGCAATGTCGAGATGCGCGTCGCGCACGAGACCGCCGGCATGGAGGACGGGCCCGAGAAGCAGGCGAAAATCAAGGCGATCGAAGAGGAAGTCGCGCGCTTCCGCGAGATCGTGCTCAACGCCTCCGAGACCATCGAGCTCGAGCCGGCCAAGGGCTCGCGCCCGGCCAAGACCATGACCCGCCCCGGCGGCCTCTACATCATCGGCACCGAGCGCCATGAGAGCCGGCGCATCGACAACCAGCTGCGCGGCCGCGGCGGCCGCCAGGGCGATCCGGGCCGCTCCAAGTTCTTCCTGTCGCTGCAGGACGATCTGATGCGCATCTTCGGCTCCGACCGGATGGACGGCATGCTGCAGAAGCTCGGCCTGCAGGAGGACGAGGCCATCGTCCATCCCTGGATCAACAAGGCGGTCGAGAAGGCGCAGGGCAAGGTCGAGGCGCGCAATTTCGACATCCGCAAGAACATCCTGAAATACGACGACGTCATGAACGACCAGCGCAAGGTCGTATTCGAGCAGCGCCGCGAGTTCATGCGCGCCGAGACCGTGCGCGAGACCATCGACGACATGCGTCACGGCGTCGTCGAGGACACCGTCTCGCGGCGGATTCCGGAGGACGCCTATCCCGAGCAGTGGGATGCCGCGGGCCTGCGCGAGGACGTCACGACCTATCTCAATCTCGAATTGCCGATCGAGGACTGGGCCAAGGAAGAAGGCATCGCCGACGCCGAATTGCGCGAGCGCATCCGCAAGACCGCCGATGACGACTACACGGCGCGCATCGAGCGCAACACCGAAGAGGTGATGACCTATATCGAGAAGCAGGTGCTGCTGCAGACGCTCGACCATCTCTGGCGCGAGCACCTCGTCACCCTCGACCATCTGCGCCAGGTCATCGGCTGGCGCGGCTATGCCCAGCGCGATCCGCTGAACGAGTACAAGCAGGAAGCCTTCGAGCTGTTCGACGGGCTGATCGGCCGCCTGCGCGAGCAGGTCACCGGCAATCTGATGCGCGTCGAGGTCCGCTTCGAGGCGCCGCCGGAAGAGGGCCTGGATCTCGCCCAGGGCAGCGGTGGTGCCTTGCCGCCACCGCCAGCCGGCTTCCTTGGTGGCCAACCGCAATTCGCCGCGACCGATGGCGACCTCGCCGTCGCCGAGCGCAATCCGACCGATCCCGAGAGCTGGGGCAAGGTCGGCCGCAACGAGCTCTGCCCCTGCGGCTCCGGCAAGAAGTACAAGCACTGCCACGGCCAGTTCGTCTAA
- a CDS encoding TorF family putative porin encodes MAALKTSGLLTGFALSMALTVSGAALASDLPSRKGAPPVPVAPSITWFDIAVSVKGMTDYNFRGISQTDRKPAIQGGAELQIYDNLFYVGVYASNVDLATSPPAEIDFYGGIRPKFGPVTVDVGVWQYYYPGEKAYIDTAGVFWTPKNTDYTEVYGKVSYNFEDKLILGANVFYAWDWLGTGASGTYASVTAKYNLPFLEGLSVSGEFGHYWLGTTNLAIWSTVPPTNLPDYAYWNAGVSYTWKNLTADVRYHDTNLSKSDCFLLTADPRGITSGSSRSKWCNPTVVATLSFDITASSVGIFAPK; translated from the coding sequence ATGGCTGCCTTGAAAACTTCCGGCTTGCTGACGGGCTTTGCGCTTTCGATGGCGCTGACGGTTTCGGGCGCGGCGCTCGCCTCGGACCTGCCCAGCCGCAAGGGCGCGCCGCCGGTGCCGGTGGCGCCGAGCATCACCTGGTTCGACATCGCCGTCAGCGTGAAGGGCATGACGGACTATAATTTCCGCGGCATCTCCCAGACCGACCGCAAGCCGGCGATCCAGGGTGGTGCGGAGCTGCAGATTTACGACAACCTGTTCTATGTCGGCGTCTACGCCTCGAATGTCGATCTGGCGACCAGCCCGCCGGCCGAGATCGACTTCTACGGCGGCATTCGGCCGAAGTTCGGCCCGGTCACCGTCGATGTCGGCGTCTGGCAGTACTACTATCCGGGTGAGAAGGCCTATATCGACACGGCCGGCGTGTTCTGGACGCCGAAGAACACCGACTACACCGAGGTCTATGGCAAGGTTAGCTATAACTTCGAAGACAAGCTGATCCTCGGCGCTAACGTCTTCTACGCCTGGGACTGGCTCGGCACCGGCGCCTCCGGCACCTATGCCTCGGTGACGGCGAAATACAATCTGCCGTTCCTGGAAGGCCTGTCGGTCTCGGGCGAGTTCGGCCATTACTGGCTTGGCACGACCAATCTCGCGATCTGGTCGACAGTGCCGCCGACCAACCTACCCGATTACGCCTACTGGAACGCCGGTGTCTCCTACACCTGGAAGAACCTGACGGCGGATGTGCGCTATCACGACACCAACCTGTCGAAGAGCGATTGCTTCCTGCTGACCGCCGATCCGCGCGGCATTACCTCGGGCTCGAGTCGCTCGAAGTGGTGCAACCCGACCGTGGTGGCGACGCTGTCCTTCGATATCACCGCCAGCAGCGTCGGCATCTTCGCGCCGAAGTAA
- a CDS encoding peptidylprolyl isomerase: MVSSRLATLSLGLVLAAAAPALAQQDKPIAKVDGITITEGDLKLAEEDLAERTAQMPEERKREELINYLVDLKLGAKTATAAKVGEGPEFAKRLAYNRDKLLLDEYLTTEAKKAATPEAAKKLFEDTVKAMKPEEEVHARHILVPEEAQAKAALDRVKKGEDFAKVAAELSKDPGSGKEGGDLGWFAKDRMVPEFAEAAFKLEKGQVSEPVKSQFGWHVIKLEDKRSKPLPSFDEVKPQIDQYLVRKAQQDLIVALREKAKVERLDKPAAPATPAPAPVEPKKP, from the coding sequence ATGGTTTCGTCCCGTCTCGCCACGCTGTCGCTCGGCCTCGTGCTCGCCGCCGCCGCGCCGGCCCTCGCGCAGCAGGACAAGCCCATCGCAAAGGTCGATGGGATCACCATCACGGAGGGTGACCTGAAGCTCGCCGAGGAGGATCTCGCCGAGCGCACCGCGCAGATGCCGGAGGAGCGCAAGCGCGAGGAGCTGATCAACTATCTGGTCGACCTCAAGCTCGGTGCCAAGACCGCGACGGCCGCCAAGGTCGGCGAGGGGCCGGAGTTCGCCAAGCGCCTCGCCTATAACCGCGACAAGCTCCTGCTCGACGAGTATCTGACGACCGAAGCCAAGAAGGCGGCGACGCCGGAGGCGGCGAAGAAGCTCTTCGAGGACACCGTCAAGGCGATGAAGCCGGAGGAAGAGGTCCACGCCCGCCACATCCTGGTGCCGGAGGAGGCGCAGGCCAAGGCGGCGCTGGATCGGGTGAAGAAGGGCGAGGATTTCGCCAAGGTCGCGGCCGAGCTCTCCAAGGATCCGGGTTCGGGCAAGGAGGGCGGCGATCTCGGCTGGTTCGCCAAGGACCGGATGGTGCCGGAATTCGCCGAGGCGGCCTTCAAGCTCGAAAAGGGCCAGGTCTCCGAGCCGGTGAAGAGCCAGTTCGGCTGGCACGTCATCAAGCTCGAGGACAAGCGCAGCAAGCCGCTGCCGAGTTTCGACGAGGTCAAGCCGCAGATCGACCAGTATCTGGTCCGCAAGGCGCAGCAGGACCTCATCGTCGCTCTGCGCGAGAAGGCCAAGGTCGAGCGCCTCGACAAGCCGGCTGCCCCGGCGACGCCTGCGCCGGCTCCGGTCGAGCCGAAGAAGCCCTGA
- a CDS encoding AraC family transcriptional regulator, with protein MHHVVQQMAEADRQQNGNRRLLEAGAAPLHRCNHCGIPCAQTCLGAPSTGLARDLLSCFGLIVSRLGHSVKKLPQQQVDALHADHRRLHGRVSDSDGDILIRISDNPAGYRIPSHCHRHIQLLCAFSGVVLIETERGCWMIPPGHALLIPAQLQHSVEMLSDVSIKSVYLLTGDDELALRMLQVLGVTNLAHALITEAIRLSDAPPGNRKLELVLGLLTAEIAALPIQPLGLPFPADRRLAALCRAYMAAPSVSERLDDWAAKLAMSRRTFTRLFQRETGLSFVAWRQQASLFACLPRLAEGVSVTEVAMLAGYDNVAAFTTMFRRRLGTAPRNYMKASLAR; from the coding sequence TTGCATCACGTCGTTCAGCAGATGGCAGAAGCTGACCGCCAACAGAACGGAAACCGTCGTCTTCTCGAAGCGGGGGCGGCTCCCCTCCATCGTTGCAACCATTGCGGTATTCCCTGCGCGCAAACCTGTCTCGGCGCTCCTTCTACAGGGCTTGCTCGTGACCTGCTTTCGTGTTTCGGTCTAATTGTTTCGCGTTTGGGCCATTCGGTGAAAAAGCTGCCGCAGCAACAGGTCGATGCCCTTCATGCCGACCATCGCCGCCTTCACGGCCGGGTTTCTGACTCGGATGGCGATATCCTGATCCGCATTTCCGATAACCCGGCCGGGTACAGGATCCCGTCGCACTGCCATCGCCATATCCAGCTGCTCTGCGCCTTCTCCGGCGTCGTACTGATCGAGACCGAACGCGGCTGCTGGATGATCCCGCCGGGGCATGCTCTCCTCATCCCCGCCCAGCTGCAGCACTCCGTCGAGATGCTGAGCGATGTCAGCATCAAGTCGGTCTATCTCCTCACCGGCGATGACGAGCTGGCGCTGCGCATGCTGCAGGTCCTCGGGGTCACCAATCTGGCCCATGCGCTGATCACCGAAGCGATCCGCCTGAGTGACGCCCCGCCCGGCAACCGCAAGCTCGAGCTCGTCCTGGGGCTGCTGACGGCCGAGATCGCCGCGCTGCCGATCCAGCCGCTCGGCCTGCCCTTCCCTGCAGACAGGCGCCTTGCCGCCCTCTGCCGCGCCTATATGGCCGCTCCGTCTGTCAGTGAGCGTCTCGACGACTGGGCCGCGAAGCTGGCGATGAGCCGGCGGACCTTCACACGGCTTTTCCAGCGCGAAACCGGCTTGAGCTTCGTCGCTTGGCGCCAGCAGGCCAGCCTTTTCGCCTGCCTTCCGCGCCTGGCGGAAGGTGTCTCGGTCACGGAGGTCGCCATGCTGGCGGGTTATGACAATGTCGCGGCGTTCACGACCATGTTCAGGCGCCGACTGGGCACCGCGCCACGCAACTATATGAAGGCCTCGCTCGCGCGATAG
- a CDS encoding MFS transporter: protein MVATMEGSRPRFEKTTVSVLLAVSFCHLLNDVMQSLLASLYPLFKANYALDFVQIGLLTMAFQVTASLLQPVVGLVTDRWPMPYSAPAGMASTFGGLILLGNAHNFAVLVVAACLIGLGSAIFHPEASRVARLASGGRHGLAQSLFQVGGNLGSALGPLLAAFIVLPFGQGSVAWLSVIAMAGVVVLTRVGHWYAAHRREHAGRPAASRALPLPGRRVAFALFVLVLLTATKNVYMASISSYFTFYVIEQFQLGFRDAQLMLFLFLGAAAVGTFAGGPIGDRFGARFVIWFSILGVIPFALLLPYANLFWTGVLCGVIGLIFASAFSAIVVFAQELVPGRVGLIAGMFFGFAFGAGGLGAAFLGGFADAYGITFVYRVCSYLPLLGLLTILLPRLPQRVRS, encoded by the coding sequence ATGGTTGCAACGATGGAGGGGAGCCGCCCCCGCTTCGAGAAGACGACGGTTTCCGTTCTGTTGGCGGTCAGCTTCTGCCATCTGCTGAACGACGTGATGCAATCGCTGCTGGCCTCGCTCTATCCGCTGTTCAAGGCCAACTACGCGCTGGATTTCGTCCAGATCGGCCTGCTGACCATGGCCTTCCAGGTCACGGCTTCGCTGCTGCAGCCGGTCGTCGGCCTGGTGACCGATCGCTGGCCGATGCCCTATTCGGCGCCCGCCGGAATGGCCTCGACCTTCGGTGGCCTGATCCTGCTCGGCAATGCCCATAACTTCGCGGTGCTGGTTGTGGCCGCCTGCCTGATTGGCCTGGGATCGGCAATCTTCCATCCGGAGGCGTCGCGGGTCGCGCGGCTCGCCTCAGGGGGACGGCACGGTCTGGCGCAGTCGCTGTTCCAGGTCGGTGGTAATCTCGGCTCGGCGCTGGGGCCGCTGCTGGCCGCCTTTATCGTCCTGCCTTTCGGCCAGGGCAGCGTCGCCTGGCTCTCGGTCATCGCCATGGCGGGTGTGGTCGTCCTCACCCGGGTCGGCCATTGGTATGCGGCTCATCGCCGCGAGCATGCCGGCCGCCCGGCCGCCAGCCGTGCCTTGCCGCTGCCGGGGCGGCGCGTCGCCTTCGCCCTGTTCGTCCTGGTGCTGCTGACCGCGACGAAGAACGTCTACATGGCGAGCATATCGAGCTACTTCACCTTCTACGTCATCGAGCAATTCCAGCTCGGCTTCCGCGATGCGCAGCTGATGCTGTTCCTGTTCCTGGGCGCGGCCGCGGTCGGCACCTTTGCCGGCGGCCCGATCGGTGACCGCTTCGGGGCGCGCTTCGTGATCTGGTTCTCGATCCTGGGCGTCATCCCGTTCGCGCTGCTGCTGCCCTACGCCAACCTGTTCTGGACCGGCGTGCTGTGCGGTGTGATCGGGCTGATCTTCGCCTCGGCCTTCTCGGCCATTGTGGTGTTCGCGCAGGAGCTTGTTCCGGGCCGCGTCGGCCTGATTGCCGGCATGTTCTTCGGCTTCGCCTTCGGCGCGGGCGGGCTCGGCGCCGCCTTCCTCGGCGGCTTCGCTGACGCCTATGGCATCACCTTCGTCTACCGCGTCTGCTCCTATCTGCCGCTGTTGGGACTGCTGACCATCCTGCTGCCGCGTCTGCCACAGCGTGTGCGGAGCTGA
- a CDS encoding L,D-transpeptidase family protein, which yields MAVRHFALAALLGLTLAACEEDRYRGSARHNIPIPSATYTLMSEKGMSKSQPIVIRSYKKESELEVWKKRADGKYALLKTFPMCRWSGQLGPKVREGDRMAPEGFYAIAPAQMNPNSSFYVSFNMGYPNAYDRAHGRTGAHLMVHGACSSAGCYSMTDDQIGEIYALVREAQNGGQRAVQMQAFPFRMTPENLAKHRLDPNIAFWKNLKEGSDFFEVAKDEPSVSVVGGRYAFNRDGVQVDPSLTQALSEKRQQDEIQVAALVSKGTPAVKLIYDDGDQHSSFKRQLAQSGADSMNRSVAWGSRDVGISRVDSLIGPRVVVLDDKGRTKATVRAESADNDAVLAAVSSAQAEEAKSVVAAAPAKPAAAQPAAKPASDAATQVAKATPGAATAAPIQTAAAEPAQSSFYQRALSFVPLLGSGSSESKEQAPVASVVPETPQTVTAPLPPRRASTLRTSQLQPDASYASQPVAR from the coding sequence GTGGCTGTGAGACATTTCGCGCTGGCGGCGCTCCTTGGCCTCACTTTGGCAGCTTGCGAAGAGGACCGCTATCGCGGCTCCGCGCGCCATAACATCCCGATCCCGTCCGCGACCTACACGCTGATGTCCGAGAAGGGCATGAGCAAGAGCCAGCCGATCGTGATTCGCTCCTACAAGAAGGAGTCGGAGCTTGAGGTCTGGAAGAAGCGCGCCGACGGCAAGTATGCGCTGCTCAAGACCTTCCCGATGTGCCGCTGGTCGGGCCAGCTCGGTCCGAAGGTCCGCGAGGGCGACCGCATGGCGCCGGAGGGCTTCTACGCTATCGCCCCGGCGCAGATGAACCCGAATTCGTCGTTCTACGTCTCGTTCAACATGGGCTATCCGAACGCGTATGACCGGGCGCATGGCCGCACCGGCGCGCATCTGATGGTACACGGCGCCTGCTCGTCAGCCGGCTGCTATTCGATGACGGACGACCAGATCGGCGAGATCTATGCTCTGGTGCGCGAGGCCCAGAATGGTGGGCAGCGGGCGGTGCAGATGCAGGCCTTTCCCTTCCGGATGACGCCGGAGAACCTTGCCAAGCACCGGCTCGACCCGAACATCGCCTTCTGGAAGAACCTGAAGGAAGGCTCCGATTTCTTCGAGGTGGCCAAGGACGAGCCTTCGGTTTCGGTGGTCGGTGGGCGTTACGCCTTCAATCGCGACGGCGTTCAGGTCGATCCGTCGCTGACGCAGGCGCTCTCCGAGAAGCGCCAGCAGGACGAGATTCAGGTTGCGGCGCTGGTGTCGAAGGGGACGCCCGCGGTCAAGCTGATCTATGATGACGGCGACCAGCATTCCTCGTTCAAGCGCCAGCTGGCCCAGTCCGGCGCCGATTCGATGAACAGGTCGGTCGCCTGGGGCTCGCGCGATGTCGGCATCAGCCGCGTCGACTCGCTGATCGGCCCGCGTGTCGTCGTGCTCGACGACAAGGGACGGACCAAGGCGACCGTCCGGGCCGAATCGGCTGACAACGACGCTGTGCTCGCCGCGGTCAGCAGCGCGCAGGCGGAGGAAGCCAAGTCCGTAGTTGCCGCCGCGCCGGCCAAGCCTGCGGCTGCCCAACCCGCCGCCAAGCCGGCGAGCGATGCGGCGACGCAGGTCGCCAAGGCCACGCCGGGTGCCGCGACTGCCGCTCCGATCCAGACGGCTGCGGCCGAGCCGGCGCAGTCCTCCTTCTATCAGCGGGCGCTGAGCTTCGTGCCGCTTCTCGGCAGCGGCTCCTCCGAGTCGAAGGAGCAGGCGCCGGTCGCCTCCGTCGTGCCCGAGACGCCGCAGACGGTGACTGCGCCGCTGCCGCCGCGCCGGGCTTCAACCCTGCGCACGTCCCAGCTGCAGCCCGACGCCTCCTATGCGAGCCAGCCTGTGGCGCGCTGA
- a CDS encoding acetyl-CoA carboxylase carboxyltransferase subunit alpha, protein MRSYLDFEKPVAELEAKADELRTLDGKGDGYSLAEEVGKLEAKASQALKDLYGALTPWQKTLVARHPQRPHFLDYCSALIDEFTPLAGDRAFGEDEAIVGGFGRFRGEPVCVMGQEKGNSTETRIRHNFGMPKPEGYRKAVRLMELADRFGLPVLSFIDTAGAYPGIEAEERGQAEAIARSTETCLALRTPSVALVIGEGGSGGAIAIAAASKVLMLEHAIYSVISPEGAASILWRDTARAQDAATGMKITAQDLLRFGVIDKIVTEPTGGAHRDPQAAIERAGAAIAAALSDLAGLSADEIIDRRAQKYLAIGRTL, encoded by the coding sequence ATGCGAAGCTATCTCGATTTCGAAAAGCCGGTCGCCGAGCTCGAGGCGAAGGCGGATGAACTGCGTACACTCGACGGCAAGGGCGACGGCTATTCGCTCGCCGAGGAGGTCGGCAAGCTCGAGGCCAAGGCCTCGCAGGCGCTGAAGGACCTCTACGGCGCCCTCACGCCCTGGCAGAAGACGCTGGTGGCGCGCCATCCGCAGCGCCCGCACTTTCTCGACTACTGCTCGGCACTGATCGACGAGTTCACCCCGCTCGCGGGTGATCGTGCCTTCGGCGAGGACGAGGCGATCGTCGGTGGCTTCGGTCGCTTCCGCGGCGAGCCGGTCTGCGTGATGGGCCAGGAAAAGGGTAACTCGACCGAGACTCGCATCCGGCACAATTTCGGCATGCCGAAGCCGGAAGGCTATCGCAAGGCGGTGCGCCTGATGGAATTGGCCGACCGTTTCGGCCTGCCGGTGCTGAGCTTCATCGATACCGCGGGCGCCTATCCCGGCATCGAGGCGGAGGAGCGTGGCCAGGCCGAGGCGATCGCGCGCTCGACCGAGACCTGCCTTGCGCTGCGCACGCCGAGCGTCGCGCTGGTGATCGGCGAGGGTGGTTCCGGCGGGGCGATCGCCATCGCCGCTGCCAGCAAGGTGCTGATGCTGGAGCACGCGATCTATTCGGTGATCTCGCCGGAAGGCGCGGCCTCGATCCTCTGGCGCGACACGGCGCGCGCCCAGGATGCCGCGACCGGTATGAAGATCACGGCCCAGGACCTGCTACGCTTCGGCGTGATCGACAAAATCGTCACCGAGCCAACCGGCGGCGCCCATCGTGACCCGCAGGCTGCGATCGAGCGGGCCGGTGCGGCGATCGCGGCCGCGCTGTCCGATCTCGCCGGACTGAGCGCCGACGAGATTATCGACAGGCGGGCGCAGAAGTATCTGGCGATCGGCCGGACACTATAG
- a CDS encoding class I SAM-dependent methyltransferase produces MALDVVDLRTFYASPLGHVARRIVGKVMLKLWPDCRRQRLLGLGFATPYLPLLGGEAERVIAFMPAAQGVVNWPSPGLSASALVEPTLLPLPTASIDRVLMVHALEETESPEDLLEEISRVLSPGGRLIVVVPNRRGLWARMDTTPFGHGRPFSRSQIEALMRRAMFSPEHWVEALYVPPLRRRLFMRSAMAWEKVGAGLSLPFAGVYVIDATKQFYRRAPLRATRRSFAFRPVLLPQAHSSSHMPRQDDGGGPAG; encoded by the coding sequence ATGGCCTTGGACGTCGTCGACCTGCGCACCTTCTATGCCAGCCCGCTCGGGCATGTGGCGCGCCGGATCGTCGGCAAGGTGATGCTGAAGCTCTGGCCGGATTGCCGGCGCCAGCGCCTGCTGGGTTTGGGGTTCGCGACGCCCTATCTGCCGCTGCTCGGCGGCGAGGCCGAGCGGGTCATCGCCTTCATGCCGGCGGCGCAGGGCGTGGTGAACTGGCCTTCGCCAGGCCTCTCGGCTTCAGCCCTGGTCGAGCCGACGCTGCTGCCCCTGCCGACCGCTTCGATCGACCGCGTGCTGATGGTGCACGCTCTGGAAGAGACCGAGAGTCCCGAGGACCTGCTCGAGGAGATCTCGCGGGTGCTCAGCCCCGGCGGGCGCCTGATCGTCGTTGTCCCGAATAGGCGCGGCCTGTGGGCGCGAATGGATACGACGCCGTTCGGTCATGGCCGGCCGTTCAGCCGCTCGCAGATCGAGGCGCTGATGCGCCGCGCGATGTTCTCGCCCGAGCATTGGGTCGAAGCGCTCTATGTGCCGCCGCTGCGCCGGCGCTTGTTCATGCGCTCGGCGATGGCCTGGGAGAAGGTCGGTGCCGGGCTGTCGCTGCCCTTCGCCGGCGTCTATGTCATCGACGCGACCAAGCAGTTCTACCGACGCGCGCCCTTGCGCGCGACGCGGCGCAGCTTCGCCTTCCGGCCGGTGCTGCTGCCGCAGGCTCACTCCTCTTCGCACATGCCGCGGCAGGATGATGGGGGTGGGCCGGCGGGTTGA